The Halomonas binhaiensis nucleotide sequence ACCAGGGAGATACCCGGAAGCCGCCATTAGCCAGAATGGCGTAGGCATTGGTCATCTCCAGTGGCGTCAGGCTGGCGCTACCAAGAGCCAGGGACAGGCCATGTGGCAGACGGTCACGAGAGAAGCCGAAATTGACCAGGAAGTCGATCGTATTATCCAGGCCGATTTGCTGAAGCAGCCGAATGGTGACCAGGTTGCGCGAGCGTGCCAGGCCAACGCGCAGACGCGTCGGGCCGAGGAAGTCTCCGCTGGAGTTGGACGGGCGCCATAGCTCGTTACTGCCATCGTTGATCACCACTGGGGCGTCATTGATGACCGTTGCCGGAGTGATCTCACCACTGCTGAGACCGGCCAGATAGATGAATGGCTTGAAGATGGAGCCAGACTGACGGCGAGCCTGGACAGCACGGTTGAACTTGCTGGCATTGAAGTCGAAACCTGCCTGCAGGCCCAGGATGGCACCGGTCTGAGGGTCCATGACGACCAGGGAGCCTTCTGCATCGGGCTGCTGAGATAGGCGCCAGGTGTCGTCATCCTTCTTGAGTATGCGTACCAGGTCGCCGCGGCTGGCGATCTGGCCAGCATTGCTCGGCGCGTTGCCGCGATAGCGTGCGCTCTTGTAGGGAGCTGCCCATTTCAGGTTGTCCCAGTCGATGGTGCGGATATCGCCTCCGCGCGTCAGGACACGCATCTGCTGACCTTCGGCACTGACCACGATGGCCGGTTCCAGCGGGCCATAGGTAGGTGTGCGTTGCAGGACCTGCAGCCAGTTACTGACGTCTCCGTCAATGCCTTCGACAGTTGTCTGGCTGCGTTCGGCAGCCTGACGTGCTGTCTGGATGACCTCGGGAGACTCCGATAATTCCTCTTCCAGGCCACTGCGCTCGGTCTTGTCCTGGGCCTCGGCAAGGCTCTGGGGAATGTCGGTTTCCTCGGGGCCACGCCAGCCATGGCGGGTGTCATAGTCGATCAGGCCATTGGCCAGCGCCTGGCGAGCGAGAGGCTGCAGCTTGCTATCGATGGTGGTGGTGATGCGATAGCTGCCAGTGTAGGCCTTGTCGCCGAAGCGTTGAGTGGCAAACTGACGAGCCATTTCGGCCACATAGTCGGCTTCGACCTCGGCTCGCACGACGTGGCGCTTGGCCGTGATTGGCTGCTTGACGGCTTCGTCGTAGGCGGCCTGGTCGATATAACCCAGTTCACGCATACGGAACAGGATCCAGTTACGACGAATCAATGCCCGCTCAGCGTTGGCCAGAGGGTTGAAGGCCGAAGGAGCCTTGGGCAGGCCGGCAATCATGGCGAATTGAGCCAAGTCCAGCTCGTTCAATGGTTTGTCGTAATAGATCTCGGATGCGGCAGCAATGCCGTAGGCGCGATGACCCAGGAAGATCTTGTTGACATAGAGTTCCATGATTTCCTGCTTGCTCAGGATCTGCTCCATTTGCAGTGACAACAGGATTTCGCGGATTTTACGGGTAAAGGTCTGGTCGAGGGTCAACAGGTAATTACGTGCCACCTGCATGGTGATGGTTGAACCACCGGACTGAATGTCACCGCTGGAAGCAAGCTGTGCAGCAGCGCGCAGCAAGCCCTTGGGGTCGACGCCATTGTGCTCGAAGAACTTGGCATCCTCGGCAGCCAGCAGGGCATCGATCATGGGTTCAGGGATTTCGTCATACTTCACTGGCATGCGCCGCTCATCGCCAAACTCGCCGATCAGTTGACCATCGCGAGTATAGATGCGCAGAGGCGTCTGCAGTTCAAAACCCTGCAGCTGGCGAACATCGGGCAACCCCGGAGTGAAGTAGAGGGCGGCACCGACCACGCCTAGCGCGACTGCTGCGCCTAGCGAGATCACCAGCCACACGGCGGAGAATAGGAGCGTTCTGAGATACTTCATGAAATCGCGGTATCCATGCTGGAAACGAAAACGGCGGCGATGAGTGATACATATGGGCGTTCCTTCGCGACGGCCATTATAAGAAGACGCGAAGGCGGCCACCACCATTGACTTGATAAAGCCTTATTTCGGTACAGTCTAAATGTCCTGAATGCGCCCTGGATCAGCAATCTACCGCGCCAGATGACGTAGCGTTGAGCCTGGTAGTGGACGTTGCGCTAATGTAGTGCTGATACAGGGTGTATACAAAAATGATCTGGCCTACCTCATTCAGGGCGCGGCTTGGCGTCGACATTTCTCCTGATGCTATCAGGTTCATGGAGCTGGCGCCGCGCTGGCCAGGGTGGCGACCCCGAGCCTCGCGTTTTGTGGTGCGTGACTATGCCGTCATGCCTTTGCCCGAAGGCTGCATCGTCGAGGGGCGTATACGTCAATCGAGTGCGCTCATCGCCTTGCTACGTAAAGGCGTGGAGCGCTTTGCACCCCGTTCTCTTCGTGTCATCACCGCGCTGCCGAGCAGTACCACCTCTTCGAACGTGATGTACTGCCCCGCCCACTTGAACGGTGATGGCATCGCTGCCTTCATTGAATGGAACTCCGACACGCAGCTTCCCTTTCCGTTCCCTGAATCGGCATATGACTTTTACTGTCTCGATGCTCGTCCAGAAAATGGTCGTCAGGAGGTGTTGCTGGTGGCCTGCCATCGACAGTTCATCGAGCAGCTGGCCGAAGTGCTGGAGTGTGCTGGTTTGCAAGTAGCAGCGATCGACGCAGAAGGCCCGCTGATGCGGCGAGTCGAGGAGGTATTGTACAAGGCAGGCAAGGAGGAGGACAGGGCTGCCCTGGGGGAACTCTTGTCCTTTTCTCCCGGGCTTGATGGCAATGCCCTCCTGGCAGAGTCCGCTGCCTGGATGAGGGCTTTTGGCCTTGCCCTGGGGGGCTCGGGAATCAACCTGTTGCCGTGGAGAGATGTCGATAGAACGAAGCGTACGCGGCGTTTCTGGATAGGGCTGGTCGCGATGACCATGCTGAGTGTCGGCATAGGGATGGCGGTATCTCATGAGCTTGAGCAGCGCCTGGCAAGGCTGACAGAGGCTGAACACGCGATGTCGCCGCAAAGTGGGGCCGGCTCGCCAGAGAGGCTGGCCTCCCCAGAGGAAGAAAGATTCCTCCAGCAGCGGATTGCTGCATTGCAAGAGCTTCTTTCTCAGTTGCAGCTCAGGCGAGCGACCTCCGTTGCAATCTTCAATGCCTTGGCCGCCAGCCTGGTGCCGGGAGTCCGTTATCAAGTGTGTCAGCGTCAGGGCGATCATCTTGAGCTGGCTGGCATGGCTCAGAACAATACTCAGTTGATGGAACAGCTGCGGCTTTTGGGCCAGCAACCTCTGTTCACGAAAGTCGCCCTGACGAGTGTCACGGATACGGAAGGGCAGCAGCATTTCAGTCTGGCTATCCACTTGTTTCCAGAATCTCTGAACGGCGGTCAAGGCGGATGACTCTGGCTCATGAATGGCAGCGTCTGAAGGAGTGCGACTGGCGTTCACTCGAGCTGAGCGAGGCTGGCTCATGGCCGTGGGTGTTACGTGGGCTGCTGGTGGTCGTCGTGTTGGCTCTGGTGCTGGGCACCGTCCTGTGGGTTGACGTCGTTCCGTTATATGGCCAGCTCGAATCTGCACGCCAGAAGCAAGATAGGCTTGCTCAGGGGCAGTCTGAGGCGCAACTACACCGCGAGCAGTTGCAATTTGAGTTGCGGGTTCTTGAGCGACAACTGGTCGAGTTGATGGTAGGGGAGTTGCGCCCCCAGGCCGATGCAATTCCCGTTGCGAGCAAGTCCTCAAGGCTTTTTCTGGCGGAGGTCTCCCAGCTTGCACAGCAGTATCACCTGGCCATTGACACCATGAGCCTGGGAGCGCCCGACACTCAGGAACAGCAACTGGACATGTCTTTGCAGGTGGATACTCAGGCATTCAGCTTGAGTGTTCGGGGTGGGTTTCATGATCTGGCGGGTTTTGTTGCCGGGCTCACGCGCTTGTCGGGTATGCCCAGTCTTGATGATTTCACGGTGGAAGGTGAAGGGGATGCATTGCGGCTCTCCGCTGAAGGGCATGCATACCACCTTGCCGGTCCTTATTCTGTCACCGAGTTTGTTTCGACTGTCGGAAATTCTTCCACCGCTGAGGCTTTTTCTGTCGCTGAAGGCTCTTCCACCGCTGAGGCTTTTTCTGTCGCTGAAGGCTCTTACACCGCTGAGGGCTCTCTGCCCATAGAGCGCCCCTCCCATTTTCTCCCCTTGGCGTATCGCTATGCTGACAGGCCCAGCCCTTTTGGTGTGTTTCGCCCATCAGGCGAGTCCTCGCCCGTATCCATGACGTTACAGGATTATCCGCCCGCATCTATATCGCTGGTCGGTACCCTGGTCCAGGGGGAGCGGCGTTGGGCGCTGGTCAGTACGCCAGACAAGAAGGTTTGGCGAGTCAAGGTGGGGGACAGCCTGGGGCGTGGGGCGAATCAGGCCAGGGTCATGGAAATAGGGAAAGCATACCTGCACTTGAAAGGTGATCTGTTCGATCAGCAGTTGGACTTGAAGTAAGAGACGCAGGGGCTGCGGGCATTCGGCAGTGGCGGCGATAGTACGTCGATAGTAGTGCGTCGATAGTAGTACATCGGCAATAGCTGCATGTTGACAACAAGAAGGTGACAAGGATGTCGAAACGCATATTCAAGGCGGCGATGCTGCTGGTTGTTTGGCAATGGGAGGCGGAGGTTGCTCAGTCCGCTCCCGTCTATCACGGAGCCCCCATATCGTTGAGCTTTGAAGACGCACCATTGGGCTCGGTGCTGTCGGCCATCAGTGAATTCACTGGCCTGAATATCATTGTGGAGGAGGGTGTGGGAGGCAAGGTGACGTTGCGCCTCGATTCGGTGCCGTGGGATCAGGCTCTGGATCTGGTGCTGAAGAGCCAGGGCTTGGCCAGTCGCCGTGAGGCCAATGTCATTCTGGTGGCTCCCGCTAGCGAAATCGCTCAGCGGGAGCAAAGCAAACTTGTGGAGCAGGATAGGCAGCGTCAATTGCAGCCACTGGTCACTGAGCACGTTCAGGTGCGCTATGCCAAGGCTGCGGATCTCGCTGACCTGTTGCGTGGAGCTGGAGGTTTCGGGTTGCTGTCCCAGCGTGGTAGCGCAGCTGCCGACAGTCGCACGAACATGTTGCTGATTCAGGATAGTGCGGAGCGTATCAGCCAAATACGGCAGACTCTGCGGCAGTTGGATGTGCCTGCTCCTCAGGTACAGATTGAGGCACGCATCGTGGTGGTCAAGGATAGCGCTGCCCGCCAGATAGGTGTGAACTGGGGAGTGACGAGCACCATGGGGATGGTGGACAAGGGGAGTGGCAGCATGTCCCTGGAGCGTAAGATTCAGGGACATCACAGTGCATATGGTGGCCTGGCCGTGGACCTGGGCGATAGCCTTGGTCCTGGCAGCACGTTCAACATTGGTTATCTGGCCGGAGATGTCTTGCTTGACCTGGAGCTTCGTGCACTGCAAAGCGAAGGCAAGAGCCAGATCATCTCCCAGCCCAAGGTGATCACTGCCAATCAGCACACGGCAATCATCAAGCAGGGCAAGGAGATTCCTTATCAGGAGTCGACGGCTGATGGTGCCACCAGCACGGCATTCAAGGAGGCAGTGCTGGCACTGGAGGTGACACCGCAGATTACCTCGGACAATCGCATTGTCATGGATCTCAAGATCAATAATGACACCTTGGCGGATCAGACCTTCCGAGGA carries:
- a CDS encoding penicillin-binding protein 1A; amino-acid sequence: MKYLRTLLFSAVWLVISLGAAVALGVVGAALYFTPGLPDVRQLQGFELQTPLRIYTRDGQLIGEFGDERRMPVKYDEIPEPMIDALLAAEDAKFFEHNGVDPKGLLRAAAQLASSGDIQSGGSTITMQVARNYLLTLDQTFTRKIREILLSLQMEQILSKQEIMELYVNKIFLGHRAYGIAAASEIYYDKPLNELDLAQFAMIAGLPKAPSAFNPLANAERALIRRNWILFRMRELGYIDQAAYDEAVKQPITAKRHVVRAEVEADYVAEMARQFATQRFGDKAYTGSYRITTTIDSKLQPLARQALANGLIDYDTRHGWRGPEETDIPQSLAEAQDKTERSGLEEELSESPEVIQTARQAAERSQTTVEGIDGDVSNWLQVLQRTPTYGPLEPAIVVSAEGQQMRVLTRGGDIRTIDWDNLKWAAPYKSARYRGNAPSNAGQIASRGDLVRILKKDDDTWRLSQQPDAEGSLVVMDPQTGAILGLQAGFDFNASKFNRAVQARRQSGSIFKPFIYLAGLSSGEITPATVINDAPVVINDGSNELWRPSNSSGDFLGPTRLRVGLARSRNLVTIRLLQQIGLDNTIDFLVNFGFSRDRLPHGLSLALGSASLTPLEMTNAYAILANGGFRVSPWFIEKITQGEENTLVEEANPRVACRTCGPDQTTTEIDGKTYEVAPRVANARAMYLIRDMLRDVVEHGTARKALEMKRADIVGKTGTTNDQRDAWFAGFNNQLAATVWVGKDDNTPTAEYGAQAALPIWVDFMSQALDGTPESMPEPPEGIITRRIDANTGRLLGKNQGGGIEEMFDEDHLPTFQPRRVERTIETHSGSQGTGAYEAIF
- the pilM gene encoding pilus assembly protein PilM; translated protein: MIWPTSFRARLGVDISPDAIRFMELAPRWPGWRPRASRFVVRDYAVMPLPEGCIVEGRIRQSSALIALLRKGVERFAPRSLRVITALPSSTTSSNVMYCPAHLNGDGIAAFIEWNSDTQLPFPFPESAYDFYCLDARPENGRQEVLLVACHRQFIEQLAEVLECAGLQVAAIDAEGPLMRRVEEVLYKAGKEEDRAALGELLSFSPGLDGNALLAESAAWMRAFGLALGGSGINLLPWRDVDRTKRTRRFWIGLVAMTMLSVGIGMAVSHELEQRLARLTEAEHAMSPQSGAGSPERLASPEEERFLQQRIAALQELLSQLQLRRATSVAIFNALAASLVPGVRYQVCQRQGDHLELAGMAQNNTQLMEQLRLLGQQPLFTKVALTSVTDTEGQQHFSLAIHLFPESLNGGQGG
- a CDS encoding pilus assembly protein PilP, producing the protein MTLAHEWQRLKECDWRSLELSEAGSWPWVLRGLLVVVVLALVLGTVLWVDVVPLYGQLESARQKQDRLAQGQSEAQLHREQLQFELRVLERQLVELMVGELRPQADAIPVASKSSRLFLAEVSQLAQQYHLAIDTMSLGAPDTQEQQLDMSLQVDTQAFSLSVRGGFHDLAGFVAGLTRLSGMPSLDDFTVEGEGDALRLSAEGHAYHLAGPYSVTEFVSTVGNSSTAEAFSVAEGSSTAEAFSVAEGSYTAEGSLPIERPSHFLPLAYRYADRPSPFGVFRPSGESSPVSMTLQDYPPASISLVGTLVQGERRWALVSTPDKKVWRVKVGDSLGRGANQARVMEIGKAYLHLKGDLFDQQLDLK
- a CDS encoding type IV pilus secretin PilQ, with translation MSKRIFKAAMLLVVWQWEAEVAQSAPVYHGAPISLSFEDAPLGSVLSAISEFTGLNIIVEEGVGGKVTLRLDSVPWDQALDLVLKSQGLASRREANVILVAPASEIAQREQSKLVEQDRQRQLQPLVTEHVQVRYAKAADLADLLRGAGGFGLLSQRGSAAADSRTNMLLIQDSAERISQIRQTLRQLDVPAPQVQIEARIVVVKDSAARQIGVNWGVTSTMGMVDKGSGSMSLERKIQGHHSAYGGLAVDLGDSLGPGSTFNIGYLAGDVLLDLELRALQSEGKSQIISQPKVITANQHTAIIKQGKEIPYQESTADGATSTAFKEAVLALEVTPQITSDNRIVMDLKINNDTLADQTFRGAPAIDTNEIMTQVLADDGETIVLGGILTSEQAHSLYKTPWLGDIPLVGKLFRYTEDVNDKVELLVFITPRILDDGLAIR